Proteins from a single region of Abyssalbus ytuae:
- a CDS encoding ExbD/TolR family protein yields MKLRGTNKVSPEFSMSSMTDIVFLLLIFFMLTSNAQNTLDLLLPKAKGKATNNENVSVSINRNLQYYINAQPVSAEFLETELKRMLKDHPKPTIILRAEESVPVEHAVLVMDIANRNNYKVVLAVRPK; encoded by the coding sequence ATGAAGTTAAGAGGAACAAACAAAGTATCACCGGAGTTTAGTATGAGCTCAATGACAGATATTGTTTTCCTGTTATTGATTTTCTTTATGCTTACTTCGAATGCTCAAAACACATTGGATTTACTTTTGCCAAAGGCAAAAGGGAAAGCCACAAACAATGAGAATGTATCTGTAAGTATTAACAGAAACTTACAATATTATATTAATGCACAACCTGTGAGTGCAGAGTTTTTGGAGACGGAACTTAAGCGGATGCTAAAAGACCACCCAAAACCAACAATCATATTACGTGCAGAAGAAAGTGTGCCGGTAGAGCATGCAGTATTAGTTATGGATATTGCCAATCGTAATAATTATAAAGTAGTTCTTGCGGTGAGGCCAAAATAA
- a CDS encoding MotA/TolQ/ExbB proton channel family protein — translation MFLFQDTVQEVATEVVPEDSSISIIELVFNGGTGSIIIIGFLLLLLFYALFIYFERVFAINAASKVDKGFMDQIKDNISNGKIEAAKELCHTSDSPVSRLIEKGISRIGKPLDDINKAIENAGTLEVYKLEKNVNVLATIAGAAPMIGFLGTVIGMVLAFHQMATAGGQAEMGMLASGIYTAMTTTVAGLIVGIVAYIGYNHLVTRTGKVVHNMEANVVEFLDLLNEPV, via the coding sequence ATGTTTTTATTTCAAGACACAGTTCAGGAAGTTGCTACGGAAGTAGTACCTGAAGACAGCAGCATATCAATTATAGAATTGGTATTTAACGGAGGTACAGGAAGTATAATAATAATTGGTTTTTTATTACTTCTGTTGTTCTATGCTTTATTTATTTATTTTGAAAGAGTATTTGCAATAAATGCTGCTTCTAAAGTAGATAAAGGATTTATGGATCAGATTAAGGATAATATTTCCAATGGAAAAATTGAAGCGGCTAAAGAATTATGCCATACTTCTGACTCTCCGGTTTCCAGATTAATTGAAAAAGGGATTTCAAGAATTGGAAAACCCTTGGACGATATTAACAAGGCCATAGAAAATGCAGGTACCCTTGAAGTCTATAAACTGGAAAAAAATGTAAATGTTTTAGCAACAATAGCCGGTGCTGCACCAATGATTGGTTTCTTAGGTACAGTAATTGGTATGGTTCTTGCTTTTCATCAAATGGCAACTGCAGGCGGCCAGGCAGAAATGGGTATGTTGGCCAGTGGTATTTATACTGCGATGACAACCACTGTAGCTGGTTTAATTGTAGGTATTGTGGCTTATATAGGTTATAACCATCTTGTTACCAGAACCGGAAAAGTTGTTCATAATATGGAAGCAAATGTGGTAGAATTTTTAGACCTTTTAAACGAACCGGTATAA
- the nhaD gene encoding sodium:proton antiporter NhaD has product MESIIVIVFVLGYLAITLEHNLKIDKLIPALAMMAILWAVVALGLDSFPTWFDSGSHSLMENFFSLHHDEKLHLLEETLLHHLGKTAEILVFLLGAMTIVEIIDYFDGFSTIKSFVKTRSKKKLLWIFSFLAFILSAIIDNLTATIVLISILQKIINDREVRIWYAGIIIIAANAGGAWSPIGDVTTTMLWIAKKVSTGGLILHLIIPSLLCMVVPSFIASFLPAFKGKIEAVDDNGGKKPHKFGPTMLYLGLSAIIFVPIFKVITHLPPYVGMMLSLSVVAVFAEFYSSTKFSISELHGTEESDAASHHGPVHYSLSRIELPSILFFLGILMAVAALESLGILFGAANWLKGATPLVGTELAGTGVSDLVVLFLGVGSAVIDNVPLVAASLGMFSENMDNPLWHFIAYSAGTGGSMLIIGSAAGVVAMGMEKIDFFWYLRKISWLALLGFLAGSISFIIIRALI; this is encoded by the coding sequence ATGGAAAGCATAATCGTAATTGTGTTTGTGCTGGGATATCTGGCAATTACATTAGAGCACAATTTAAAAATAGATAAACTTATACCGGCTTTAGCCATGATGGCCATTCTTTGGGCCGTAGTAGCATTAGGTTTAGACAGCTTTCCTACCTGGTTTGACTCCGGAAGCCACTCTTTGATGGAAAATTTCTTTTCATTACATCATGATGAAAAATTACACTTGCTTGAAGAAACATTACTTCATCATTTGGGTAAAACAGCCGAAATTCTCGTTTTTCTTTTAGGTGCGATGACCATTGTGGAAATTATAGACTATTTTGATGGTTTTTCTACAATAAAAAGTTTTGTGAAAACCAGAAGCAAAAAGAAATTACTGTGGATTTTTTCTTTTCTGGCTTTTATTTTATCTGCTATAATCGATAATCTAACTGCTACAATTGTATTAATTTCAATCTTACAAAAAATAATAAATGACAGGGAAGTACGCATATGGTATGCAGGTATAATAATTATTGCTGCAAATGCCGGGGGTGCCTGGTCTCCAATAGGCGATGTAACCACTACCATGTTATGGATAGCCAAGAAGGTTTCAACAGGTGGTTTAATTTTACATCTTATTATACCTTCTTTATTATGTATGGTAGTTCCTTCTTTTATAGCTTCATTTTTACCTGCTTTCAAAGGAAAAATAGAAGCAGTAGATGACAATGGGGGAAAAAAGCCACACAAATTTGGGCCAACCATGCTTTACCTGGGATTATCAGCTATAATTTTTGTTCCTATTTTTAAAGTTATCACCCACTTACCCCCTTATGTAGGGATGATGTTATCTTTATCTGTGGTAGCAGTTTTTGCTGAATTTTACAGCTCTACTAAATTTAGTATTTCAGAATTACATGGTACCGAAGAAAGTGATGCTGCCTCACATCATGGTCCCGTTCATTATTCATTATCAAGAATTGAACTCCCAAGTATTTTATTCTTTTTAGGCATATTAATGGCTGTTGCAGCACTTGAATCGTTAGGGATTTTGTTTGGAGCAGCTAACTGGCTTAAAGGGGCAACTCCGTTGGTGGGTACTGAACTTGCAGGCACAGGAGTATCAGATTTGGTAGTCTTATTTTTAGGAGTTGGTTCAGCAGTTATAGATAATGTCCCACTTGTAGCGGCCAGTTTAGGAATGTTTTCAGAAAATATGGATAATCCGCTATGGCATTTTATTGCTTACTCTGCCGGAACAGGAGGAAGCATGTTAATAATAGGCTCTGCAGCAGGTGTAGTAGCTATGGGAATGGAAAAAATAGATTTTTTCTGGTATCTCAGGAAAATTTCCTGGTTAGCACTTCTAGGTTTTCTAGCAGGAAGTATTTCCTTTATAATAATTAGAGCTTTGATTTAA
- a CDS encoding anhydro-N-acetylmuramic acid kinase, protein MDKKIFHVIGVMSGTSLDGIDIAYLRFEKSEKWNFKIIEAETHKYSIEWKNKLKNAINLDELSLKKLDKEYSVFLAQSVSYFIKKFNIINLNAVCSHGHTVFHMPRKGITYQIGNKQVLANLLQHTVICDFRVQDVKLGGQGAPLVPIGDELLFGNYDYCLNLGGFANISTKVNNTRIAYDVCPANIVLNHYASKLGVDYDENGRLAASGNLDNTLLNYLDGLPYYQKEHPKSLGLEWVKEKIFPFINEKKTEIKDILHTFTQHIVNQTAKTLEDQKKVLVSGGGAYNTYLINMIKQKSDANIIIPSNKIIEYKEALIFGFLGVLKLENEVNCLSSVTGAKKDHSSGVIFNPMA, encoded by the coding sequence ATGGATAAAAAAATATTTCATGTTATAGGTGTAATGTCCGGCACTTCGTTAGATGGCATTGATATAGCTTATCTTAGATTTGAAAAATCAGAAAAATGGAATTTTAAAATTATTGAAGCTGAGACTCATAAATACAGTATTGAGTGGAAAAATAAATTGAAGAATGCCATAAATCTTGATGAGCTTAGTTTGAAAAAATTAGATAAAGAATATTCGGTTTTTTTAGCACAATCTGTTTCATATTTTATAAAAAAGTTCAACATCATTAACCTGAATGCTGTATGTTCTCACGGACATACTGTTTTTCATATGCCGCGGAAAGGCATTACTTATCAAATAGGAAACAAACAGGTATTGGCAAATTTATTACAACATACAGTGATCTGTGATTTCCGGGTACAGGATGTAAAGCTTGGTGGACAGGGAGCCCCCCTGGTTCCTATAGGAGATGAATTATTGTTTGGAAATTACGATTACTGTTTGAATCTTGGCGGGTTTGCAAATATTTCCACCAAAGTAAACAATACCAGAATTGCTTACGATGTTTGCCCTGCCAATATAGTTTTAAACCATTATGCCAGTAAACTCGGAGTTGATTATGATGAAAACGGAAGACTCGCCGCGTCGGGAAATCTGGATAATACATTATTAAATTACCTGGATGGCTTACCCTATTATCAAAAAGAACATCCGAAATCACTGGGTCTGGAATGGGTAAAAGAAAAAATTTTTCCGTTTATTAATGAAAAGAAGACCGAAATTAAAGACATATTGCACACATTCACACAACATATTGTAAATCAAACCGCTAAAACCCTTGAGGATCAAAAAAAAGTATTAGTTAGCGGAGGTGGTGCATATAACACCTATTTAATAAATATGATAAAGCAAAAATCCGACGCAAATATTATTATTCCTTCAAATAAAATAATTGAATACAAGGAAGCTTTAATCTTTGGTTTTTTAGGGGTTTTAAAACTGGAAAATGAGGTCAATTGTTTAAGCAGTGTTACCGGAGCAAAAAAAGATCATAGTTCAGGAGTAATTTTTAATCCTATGGCCTAA
- a CDS encoding acyl-CoA dehydrogenase produces MNFKLSEEHLMIQQAARDFARSELLSGVIERDEKQIFPAEQVKKMGELGFLGMMVSPEYGGSGLDTVSYVLAMEEISKIDASAAVIMSVNNSLVCWGLEKYGSEEQKNKYLKPLAAGEIIGAFCLSEPEAGSDATSQKTTAIDKGDHYILNGTKNWITNGGSASVYIVIAQTYPEKRHKGINAFIVEKDMPGFEKGPKEQKMGIRGSDTHSLIFNDVKVPKENRIGEDGFGFKFAMKTLSGGRIGIAAQALGIASGAYELAKEYSKVRKAFGTEICNHQAVAFKLADMHTEIEAARMLVMKAAADKDNDENYDFSGAMAKLYASKVAMDTTIEAVQIHGGNGYVKEYHVERLMRDAKITQIYEGTSEIQKIVISRAILRD; encoded by the coding sequence ATGAATTTTAAACTTTCTGAAGAACATTTAATGATACAGCAGGCTGCCAGGGATTTTGCGAGGTCTGAATTACTTTCTGGTGTAATCGAAAGAGATGAAAAACAAATTTTTCCTGCAGAACAAGTAAAGAAAATGGGAGAACTGGGCTTTTTGGGTATGATGGTTTCTCCTGAATATGGAGGTAGTGGTTTGGATACTGTTTCTTATGTGCTGGCGATGGAAGAAATATCTAAAATTGATGCTTCAGCTGCAGTAATTATGAGTGTGAACAATTCTCTGGTGTGTTGGGGGTTGGAAAAATACGGAAGTGAAGAACAAAAAAATAAGTATCTTAAACCATTGGCAGCCGGAGAGATAATTGGTGCATTTTGTTTGTCTGAGCCCGAAGCAGGAAGTGATGCCACCTCACAAAAAACAACTGCTATTGATAAAGGTGATCATTACATTTTAAATGGTACAAAAAACTGGATAACCAATGGAGGTTCGGCATCCGTATACATTGTAATAGCGCAAACTTATCCCGAAAAGAGACATAAAGGCATAAATGCTTTTATAGTAGAAAAAGACATGCCCGGGTTTGAAAAAGGCCCTAAAGAACAAAAGATGGGAATAAGAGGCAGTGATACACATTCTTTGATTTTTAATGATGTTAAAGTGCCTAAAGAAAATAGAATAGGAGAAGATGGTTTTGGATTTAAATTTGCAATGAAAACTCTTTCAGGTGGCAGAATAGGAATTGCAGCCCAGGCTTTGGGAATAGCATCTGGAGCCTATGAACTTGCTAAAGAATACTCCAAAGTCAGAAAAGCATTTGGAACCGAAATTTGCAATCATCAGGCTGTAGCATTCAAATTGGCCGATATGCATACCGAAATTGAAGCGGCCAGGATGTTGGTTATGAAAGCCGCTGCTGATAAAGATAATGACGAAAATTATGATTTTTCAGGAGCTATGGCAAAACTATACGCATCAAAAGTGGCCATGGATACAACTATTGAAGCTGTGCAAATACATGGTGGAAACGGATATGTTAAAGAATACCATGTTGAAAGGCTGATGAGGGATGCTAAAATAACCCAGATTTATGAAGGGACTTCAGAAATTCAAAAAATAGTTATTTCCCGAGCTATTTTAAGAGATTAA
- the gltB gene encoding glutamate synthase large subunit — protein MKPTAQGLYSPEFEHDNCGAGFICNLKGVRTNDIIHKALEILIRLEHRGAVSADGKTGDGAGILIEIPHDFFKKVCNFEIPAPKEYAVGMVFLPKSQNQAEFCINTFNRNIAEQGLNILGWRDVPVDHTCIGKIAAETEPTIKQVFIGKNGLDLDEKEFNARLYAARKISEHAILSSSLAEANYFYFPSLSVNTIIYKGLLIPEDISAYYKDLTDPAVVTKLALVHQRFSTNTFPTWDLAQPFRYMCHNGEINTLRGNLSRMKAREELFRSELFGDDLKKITPVALDGKSDSASMDMVLELLLQTGRSLPEAMMMMVPEAWEKHKSMPDNKKAFYEYNACIMEPWDGPASIPFTDGNYIGALLDRNGLRPSRYTVTKDGYVIMSSETGVLEIKPENVEFHGRLEPGRMFLVDMNEGRIVEDEEVKNKIVSQRPYRKWLNENLLPLAQVPYTNNELLQEPLDILTRQRIFGYTNEDTSTLITPMLIKGQEAIGSMGTDTPLAILSDKPQLLFNYFKQLFAQVTNPPLDGIREEIVTDISLSIGGDRNIFDVVPEQCKKLRIQNPVISNEDLDKIKNIHHPDFKSKSVSILYEIEKGLNGLEERLEEMVGEISRSIDQGCNIIILSDRGVSDKFAPIPSLLACSFVHHTLKKHNRRSSIGIIIESAEPREPHHFAMLFGYGASAINPYMVNEIIQELIDKKEIEISFDEAVYNFNKAIAKGIVKIMNKIGISTLHSYRGAQIFEALGLNKKFVDKYFCNTSTRVEGIGLYEIEKEIQKRYKKAFADSKVCGNLDLEIGGDYRWRRNGERHMFNPVTVSKLQQAVKQNKYSSYQEYSQMINEQSERLMTLRGMFRFKELNPIPLEEVEPWTEIVKRFKTGAMSFGSISKEAHENLAIAMNRIGGRSNSGEGGENPDRFQKDLDGSWRNSAIKQVASGRFGVSINYLTNAREIQIKMAQGAKPGEGGQLPGPKVNPDIARTRNSTPYVGLISPPPHHDIYSIEDLAQLIFDLKNANREARINVKLVSEVGVGTIAAGVAKAKADVILISGYDGGTGASPLTSLRHAGLPWELGIAEAQQTLVLNDLRNRIVLECDGQMKTGRDVAIACLLGAEEFGFATAPLVASGCIMMRACHLNTCPVGIATQDPELRKNFKGTPEHVINFMYFVAQELRQIMADLGFRTINEMVGQSQKLDMNKAIDHYKAQGINLSKILYKPQVEEGTLLYNTEKQDHHLDHVLDFEILSKAHPAVYRKEKMTLNFPINNVNRTTGAILSNEISKIHGANGLPENTLTLNFTGSAGQSFGAFSTNGLTMKVIGNTNDYFGKGLSGARLIVKVPGQATFEPHKNIITGNVTLYGAINGEAYINGIAGERFCVRNSGAKAVVEGVGDHGCEYMTGGVAVILGKIGRNFAAGMSGGIAYIYNQGNTVNTNNFNMEMIELEELTSEDKKDVKKLIENHLKYTDSPLAESILKNWDANSKNFIKVMPVEYKKALERLAKEKDELELTTA, from the coding sequence ATGAAACCAACAGCGCAAGGATTATATTCACCGGAATTTGAGCACGACAATTGTGGTGCAGGGTTTATTTGTAACCTTAAAGGAGTAAGAACTAATGATATTATACATAAAGCATTAGAAATATTAATACGTTTAGAACACCGTGGGGCAGTAAGTGCCGATGGAAAAACAGGTGATGGTGCCGGTATTTTGATAGAAATACCCCATGATTTTTTTAAAAAGGTTTGCAATTTTGAAATTCCTGCCCCAAAAGAATATGCTGTGGGAATGGTTTTTTTACCAAAATCTCAAAATCAGGCAGAATTTTGTATAAATACTTTTAATAGAAATATAGCAGAACAGGGATTGAATATTCTCGGTTGGAGAGATGTCCCTGTAGATCATACATGTATTGGTAAAATTGCAGCAGAAACAGAACCAACGATAAAACAAGTATTTATCGGGAAAAACGGATTGGATTTAGATGAAAAAGAATTTAATGCACGTTTGTATGCTGCAAGAAAAATTTCCGAACATGCCATTTTAAGTTCAAGCCTGGCTGAAGCAAATTATTTTTATTTTCCAAGCCTTTCAGTAAATACCATTATATATAAAGGCCTTTTAATTCCTGAAGATATAAGTGCATATTATAAAGATCTTACAGATCCCGCCGTTGTAACTAAACTTGCTTTGGTACACCAGCGTTTTTCAACAAATACTTTTCCAACATGGGATCTTGCTCAACCCTTTCGCTACATGTGTCATAACGGAGAGATAAATACGTTACGAGGTAATTTGAGTCGTATGAAGGCCAGGGAAGAGTTATTCAGAAGTGAACTTTTTGGGGATGATTTAAAGAAAATTACCCCTGTAGCTTTAGATGGAAAATCTGATTCGGCCTCTATGGATATGGTACTTGAATTATTGTTGCAAACAGGAAGATCTTTGCCTGAGGCTATGATGATGATGGTTCCTGAAGCATGGGAAAAACATAAATCCATGCCGGATAATAAAAAAGCATTTTATGAGTATAATGCATGTATAATGGAGCCGTGGGACGGACCAGCCTCTATACCGTTTACAGATGGGAATTATATTGGAGCCCTGCTAGACAGAAACGGACTCAGGCCATCAAGGTATACAGTTACAAAAGACGGTTACGTAATTATGTCTTCTGAAACAGGTGTTCTGGAGATAAAACCTGAAAACGTAGAGTTTCATGGCAGGCTGGAACCCGGAAGGATGTTTTTGGTTGATATGAATGAAGGTAGAATTGTTGAAGATGAAGAAGTAAAAAATAAAATTGTTTCTCAAAGGCCATATAGAAAATGGTTAAATGAGAATTTATTACCCTTAGCTCAAGTACCTTATACAAACAACGAGCTTTTACAAGAACCTTTAGATATTTTAACAAGACAAAGGATATTTGGTTATACAAATGAAGATACCAGTACTTTAATTACACCTATGCTTATTAAGGGACAAGAGGCAATAGGGTCTATGGGTACAGATACTCCTTTAGCTATCCTATCGGATAAACCTCAATTACTTTTTAACTATTTCAAACAACTTTTTGCCCAGGTAACTAATCCGCCCTTGGATGGAATCAGGGAAGAAATAGTTACCGATATCAGTTTATCTATTGGCGGAGACCGTAACATTTTTGATGTTGTTCCGGAACAATGTAAAAAATTGCGAATTCAAAATCCGGTAATCTCCAATGAAGATTTAGATAAAATAAAAAATATCCATCATCCTGATTTCAAATCAAAATCCGTATCAATATTATATGAGATAGAAAAAGGTTTAAACGGCCTGGAAGAGCGTCTGGAAGAAATGGTTGGTGAGATTTCACGTTCAATTGACCAGGGATGTAATATTATCATTCTTTCGGATAGAGGTGTATCAGATAAATTTGCACCAATTCCTTCTTTGCTTGCATGTTCATTTGTGCATCACACACTTAAAAAACACAACCGGAGATCGTCAATAGGGATCATTATTGAATCTGCTGAACCGCGTGAGCCACATCATTTTGCAATGTTATTTGGCTATGGTGCCAGTGCAATTAATCCTTACATGGTGAATGAAATTATACAGGAACTTATTGATAAAAAAGAAATAGAGATTTCATTCGATGAAGCAGTTTACAATTTCAACAAAGCAATTGCCAAAGGAATTGTGAAAATAATGAATAAAATAGGGATTTCTACTCTTCATTCTTACAGAGGCGCTCAAATATTTGAAGCTCTTGGATTAAATAAGAAATTTGTTGACAAATATTTTTGTAATACTTCTACCAGGGTAGAAGGTATAGGTTTATATGAAATAGAAAAAGAAATACAGAAAAGATATAAAAAAGCTTTTGCAGATAGTAAGGTTTGCGGAAATCTTGATCTGGAAATTGGTGGGGATTACCGTTGGAGAAGAAATGGAGAACGACATATGTTTAACCCCGTTACCGTATCAAAATTACAGCAGGCAGTTAAGCAAAATAAATATAGTAGTTACCAGGAATATTCACAAATGATCAATGAGCAGAGTGAGCGATTAATGACGCTCCGTGGTATGTTCCGGTTTAAAGAATTAAATCCTATTCCTCTTGAAGAGGTAGAACCATGGACTGAAATAGTAAAGCGTTTTAAAACCGGAGCCATGTCTTTTGGGTCAATAAGTAAAGAGGCTCATGAAAACCTGGCTATTGCAATGAACAGAATAGGAGGTAGAAGTAATTCCGGGGAAGGAGGAGAAAATCCGGATCGTTTTCAAAAGGATTTAGATGGTAGTTGGAGAAATAGTGCCATAAAGCAAGTTGCTTCAGGAAGATTTGGAGTTTCTATAAACTATCTCACTAATGCCCGCGAAATACAAATAAAAATGGCTCAGGGAGCGAAACCCGGTGAAGGAGGGCAGTTACCCGGACCAAAAGTAAATCCTGATATTGCCAGAACCAGAAATTCCACTCCGTATGTAGGATTGATTTCACCTCCTCCACATCATGATATTTATTCTATTGAAGATTTGGCCCAGCTTATTTTTGATCTGAAAAATGCCAATCGGGAAGCCAGAATAAATGTAAAACTGGTGTCAGAAGTGGGCGTTGGAACCATTGCTGCAGGTGTAGCCAAAGCCAAGGCTGACGTTATTCTTATTTCAGGATATGACGGGGGTACTGGAGCATCTCCTTTAACCTCGTTACGTCATGCAGGGTTACCATGGGAACTGGGTATTGCCGAAGCACAGCAAACATTGGTTTTAAATGATCTGAGAAACAGGATAGTTTTGGAATGTGACGGACAAATGAAAACAGGCCGTGATGTGGCTATTGCGTGTTTGCTGGGAGCCGAAGAGTTTGGTTTTGCGACTGCTCCGTTGGTGGCGTCCGGGTGTATAATGATGAGAGCATGTCATTTAAACACATGCCCTGTAGGAATTGCCACGCAAGATCCGGAACTGAGAAAGAATTTTAAAGGTACTCCGGAACACGTTATAAACTTCATGTATTTTGTTGCGCAGGAACTAAGACAAATAATGGCAGATCTAGGGTTTAGAACCATCAATGAAATGGTGGGGCAAAGTCAGAAGTTAGATATGAACAAGGCTATTGATCATTATAAAGCACAGGGAATAAATTTGTCAAAAATTTTGTATAAACCTCAGGTAGAAGAAGGAACATTATTATATAATACTGAAAAACAAGATCATCATTTAGACCATGTGCTTGATTTTGAAATTTTAAGTAAAGCTCATCCCGCCGTTTACAGAAAAGAAAAAATGACTTTGAATTTCCCTATAAATAATGTGAATCGTACCACAGGGGCCATTTTGAGTAACGAAATATCAAAAATTCATGGAGCAAACGGATTGCCTGAAAACACTTTGACATTGAATTTTACAGGCTCTGCCGGTCAAAGCTTTGGTGCTTTTTCTACTAATGGACTCACCATGAAGGTAATAGGGAATACTAATGACTATTTTGGCAAAGGTCTATCAGGGGCAAGATTAATAGTAAAAGTACCCGGGCAGGCCACATTTGAGCCTCATAAAAATATAATTACTGGTAATGTTACTTTATATGGGGCAATCAATGGTGAAGCTTATATTAATGGGATTGCCGGTGAACGTTTTTGTGTAAGAAATTCAGGAGCTAAAGCTGTAGTAGAAGGTGTTGGAGATCATGGTTGTGAATATATGACCGGGGGTGTTGCTGTTATATTAGGTAAAATAGGACGAAACTTTGCCGCCGGAATGAGTGGAGGTATAGCCTATATATATAATCAGGGAAACACCGTAAACACGAATAACTTTAATATGGAAATGATTGAGTTGGAGGAATTAACATCTGAGGATAAAAAAGATGTTAAAAAACTTATAGAAAACCATCTCAAATATACTGATAGTCCGCTTGCAGAAAGTATACTGAAAAATTGGGATGCTAACTCTAAGAACTTTATTAAGGTAATGCCGGTAGAGTATAAAAAAGCATTAGAAAGACTTGCAAAAGAAAAAGACGAACTAGAACTAACTACAGCATAA
- a CDS encoding glutamate synthase subunit beta, producing MGKLRGFLEFERTKEKNIEVKERIKNYREFTKPLSSEELARQGARCMECGIPFCHSGCPLGNLIPDFNDAVYKNDWQKALKILHSTNNFPEFTGRLCPAPCESACVLGIIQPPVAIELIEKYIVERGFKEGWIKPQIPKKRTGKKVAVVGSGPAGLAAAQQLNRAGHLVTVFERDKKIGGLLRYGIPDFKLEKSVIDRRVKVMESEGIEFKTGVNIGVNYSVNDLDEFDAIVLCGGATNRRGLPIPGSNAKGVVQAMEFLKRNNEVVDGVAEITPGLHAKGKNVIVIGGGDTGSDCIGTSNRHGAKSVTNFEIMPTPSETRTEEHPWPFWPFTLKTSSSHEEGCNRNWSILTKEFVKDEKDNLTAIKTVQVEWVNIPGERPQLKEIDGTEKEWPCDLALLALGFTGPEANLAEQFGINTDNRSNYKASNYQTNIPHIFTAGDMRRGQSLIVWAISEGREAAREVDKYLMGSTLLPTKEKGDLPAA from the coding sequence ATGGGAAAATTAAGAGGATTTTTGGAATTTGAAAGAACTAAAGAAAAAAATATAGAAGTAAAGGAACGTATTAAAAATTATCGGGAATTTACTAAGCCACTTTCTTCAGAAGAATTAGCCAGGCAAGGAGCCCGTTGTATGGAATGTGGTATACCTTTTTGTCATAGTGGTTGTCCGTTGGGAAATTTAATCCCCGATTTTAATGATGCTGTGTACAAAAATGATTGGCAAAAAGCTCTTAAAATTTTACATTCAACAAACAATTTTCCTGAATTTACCGGCAGGTTATGCCCCGCACCATGCGAATCAGCATGTGTATTAGGAATTATTCAACCACCCGTTGCAATTGAACTTATAGAAAAATATATAGTTGAAAGAGGATTTAAAGAAGGATGGATAAAGCCCCAAATACCTAAAAAAAGAACAGGTAAAAAAGTTGCGGTAGTAGGGTCTGGTCCGGCAGGATTAGCAGCAGCTCAGCAACTAAACAGGGCAGGCCACCTTGTAACTGTTTTTGAACGTGATAAAAAAATCGGGGGACTATTACGATATGGGATTCCTGATTTTAAACTTGAAAAATCAGTTATAGACAGACGGGTAAAAGTAATGGAAAGCGAAGGTATTGAGTTTAAAACCGGAGTAAATATTGGTGTTAATTATAGTGTTAACGACCTTGATGAGTTTGATGCCATTGTTTTATGTGGAGGCGCTACTAACAGAAGAGGATTGCCAATTCCGGGGTCTAATGCTAAAGGGGTTGTACAGGCAATGGAATTTTTGAAGAGAAATAATGAAGTAGTTGATGGTGTTGCCGAAATAACTCCCGGGTTGCATGCCAAAGGAAAAAATGTGATTGTAATAGGAGGTGGGGATACAGGCTCTGATTGCATTGGAACTTCAAACAGGCACGGGGCTAAATCGGTTACAAATTTTGAAATTATGCCAACACCTTCTGAAACAAGAACGGAAGAGCATCCCTGGCCCTTCTGGCCTTTTACCCTTAAAACAAGTTCTTCCCATGAAGAAGGGTGCAATAGAAATTGGAGTATATTGACCAAAGAATTTGTAAAGGATGAAAAAGATAATTTAACAGCCATTAAAACTGTTCAGGTAGAATGGGTGAATATTCCCGGAGAGCGACCTCAATTAAAAGAAATTGATGGTACCGAAAAAGAATGGCCTTGTGATTTGGCTTTGCTGGCACTTGGTTTTACAGGTCCTGAAGCTAATTTAGCCGAACAGTTTGGAATAAATACAGATAATAGAAGCAATTATAAAGCAAGTAATTATCAAACTAATATCCCCCATATCTTTACTGCCGGCGATATGCGTCGAGGACAATCTCTTATTGTATGGGCAATATCCGAAGGTAGAGAAGCGGCCAGGGAAGTAGACAAATATCTTATGGGTAGCACTTTGCTGCCAACAAAAGAAAAAGGCGATCTTCCTGCAGCATAA